The following DNA comes from Streptomyces pristinaespiralis.
GTCGGTGACGAGGCCGGCGCGGGCGGGCCGGTCGGTGCGGCCCTCGCGCAGGGCGCGGGCCGCCGCGGCGGTGGTGAGGGCGGGGTCGTCGGCGAAGGCGGTGGCGAGACGGTCGGCGAGGTCGGCCAGGTTGCCGGGGGTGTCCGCGGACAGCGGCAGCGCCAGGGCCGTGTCATCCGCGGTCCCCGCGAAGGCCGGGGCGGGGGTGGGGGGTTCCTCGACGACGAGGCTGCCGTAGGAGCCGCCGCCGGCGAAGCCGTTGACGAGCGCCCGGCGCCGGGCGCCGGGGGCGGTGCGCCACCGGTCGGCGCCCGGTGCGGCCAGGGTCACCGCGCCGGGGGTGCGGGTGAGGGCGGGGTTGACGGCGGACGTCAGCCGGGTCGGGTAGAGGTGGTCGCGGCGGAACTGGGCGATGAGCTTGCCGAGCTGCGCGAAGACGGACGCGGCCTCCAGGTGCCCGGTGTTGGGCTTGACGGTGCCCACCGGCACGGGCGAGGGGTCCGGGCCGGGTGCGCCGAGGAGCCGCTGCAGGGCGGTGAACTCGAGCGCGTCGGCGAGGGCGGCGCCGGCCGCGGCGGCCTCCACGTAGCCGATGTCGGCGGGCCGCAGGCCGGCGTCGTCGAGCGCGGCGCGCATGGTCTCCTCCTGCCGCTGCGGGTCGGGGATGCCGAACTGCCGTGTCGTGCCGGAGTGCTGGAGCGCGCCGCCGCGCAGGACGGCGTGCACCGGGTCGCCGTCGGCCAGGGCCTGCTCGAGCGGTTTGAGGAGTACGGCGCCGACGCCTTCGCCGACCTGCCAGCCGCCGGCCCGGTCGGTGAAGGCGCACGAGTCGGCGTCCTTCGCGAGCAGGCCCATCTCGGACAGGACGTCGAGGTGGTCGGGGTGGAGGACCAGGTTCGACCCGGCGGCGAGCGCGGCGTCGCAGCGGCCGCCGGCAACGGCGCGGAACGCGGCTTCGACGGCGGCGAGTCCGGACACGCATCCGGTGTCGAGGACCACGCTCGGCCCGGTCAGTCCGAAGGCGTGGGAGGTGCGGTGGGCGAGCCCGCCGCGCGTGGCGTGGGTGCTGCCGGGCCGCTGCGCGGCGCGGGCGGCGACCCCGTACAGGGCGTGGTCGTGCCACATGGTGCCGACGAACACCCCGACCTGCCCGGCGGCCGCCAGCCGGCCGGGGGTGAGCGCGGCGTCCTCGAGGCAGCGGCGGGCCACCGACAGCAGCAGTCGCTCCTGCGGGTCGATCGCGGCGCCCTCGGCGGCGCTGATGCCGAACTCGTCGGCCTCCGCGGACAGGACGTCCTCCAGGTAGCCGCCGACGTGGGCTCCGGCGTGCCGGGCGTGCGGGTGCAGCGGCGCCCACCGGTCGTGGGGGGCCGGGCCGGTGGCGGTGGCGCCGGCGGCGAGGAGGGTGTCGAGTTCGTCCAGGGTGCGGGCGCCGGGCAGGTCGGCGGCGAAGCCGACGACGGCGACGGCGCGCTGCCCGCCGTCCCGGCCACCTGGCGGGACGGTGACAGGGGCGGTGACAGGGGCGGGGTTCACGGTGGGGGCAGGGGCGGGTCCCTCGCCGGGGGTGAGGGCGGCGCGGGCGGCGCGGCTGTGCGGGGTGAGGGCCCCGCCCCACAGGGACAGCAGCAGTTCCTGGTCGGCGTCGAGGGAGAAGTCGCCGCGGACGGCGTCGAAGTCCATCTCGCCCACCGCGCACAGTCCCAGGCCCCGTTCCGGTGCGCCGGTCAGCAGCAGCTGGGCGATGTGCCCGGCCTCGATGGTGGAGAAGCGGGCGGCGTTGCGTTCGCCGTAGGCGGGGGCGATGGCGGCCGGGGTGGAGACGAGGAAGACGCCGAACGCCGACCCCTCCACGAGGGCGCGGTTGTGCAGGACGTGCAGGTCGGTGCCGTAGCGGGCGCCGGGCGCGACCGCGACCAGGGCCCGCTCGGCGGGGTGCAGGTAGTACAGGCCCGGCTCGGTCGCCTCTACGGCGCCGGGGGCGATGTACACGTACACCTGGACGGGGTAGAACCCGCCGCCCGACGGGTAGCGGCGTTTGGCGCGGCCCTCGAGCTCGCCCCAGGTCACGGTGGACAGCAGGGAGAGCAGGTCGTGGGCGGGCAGGGGGCCGTCGTCGAACTCGCGGAAGGAGGAGGCGTCGAACAGGGCGACGGCCTCCGCGGGGCCGGCATCCGGTACCGGCAGCCGGCGCATCGTTCCCGGCAGCCGGCGCTCCGCGACGCGGGCGTCCTTGAACGCGGCCTTGGCCTTCGGGTCGAGGGCGATGCGCACATCGGCCGCCCGGCCGGCCGGGGCGGCGGGTGCCGCGGGGGCCGCGGGGGCGGCCGGGGTGGCGCAGGCGGCGATGCTGCGGGGGGTGGGGCTCTGGATGAGCACCTCGACGGGCACCTGCGCACCGCCCGACACGGTCTCGATCTCCTGGGCGAGGCGGATCATGGTGAAGGACGTCGCGCCGAGGTCGAACAGGTCGTCGTCCGGGCCGACCTGGTCCACGCCCAGGATGCCGGCGGCCGTGCGGGCGACCGTCTCCGCGGTGACCGGTCCGCCGGCCGCCGGCGCCGGAGCGGCGGCGGGGGGTGCGGGGGCGGTGAGAGCGGTCAGGGCGTCGAGTGTCGGCTTGCTGATGAGCGCCTCGACGGGCAGCGCGGTGCCGGTGAGCCGTTCGATCTCCTGCGCGATGCGGATCATGGTGAAGGACGTCGCGCCGAGGTCGAACAGGTCGGCGTCGCCGTCGAGTTCCTCGACGCCCAGGATGTCGGCGACGGCGCGGCGCACCTCCGCGTCCACGCCCGGGACCGCCACCGGGACCGGGGCCGGTGCCGGTGCCGGGTCGGCCGCGGGTGCGGCTGGGGCTGCGGCGCCGGCCGCGGGTGCGGCTGGGGCTGCGGCGGTGGCGGTGGCTGCGGTTGCGGGTGGGGTGTCGAAGAGGCGGGTGGCGGCCTGGCGGTCCAGTTTGCCGTTGGTCGTCAGCGGCAGTCGGTCCACGAAGCGGTAGCGGCTCGGGACCAGGTAGGCGGGCAGCGTCTCGCCCAGTGCCCGGCGCAGGGCGGAGACGTCCGGCTCACGGCCGGAGTGGGCGGCCACGCACACGGCGGCCAGGGCCTGTTCGCCGGAGCTCTCGTCGTGGACGGGAAGGACGCGGGCCTCCGCGACGGCGGGCACGTCGGTGAGCGCCGCCTCGATCTCCTCCGGTTCGATGCGCAGCCCGCGCAGCTTGAACTGGTTGTCGATCCGGCCGAGGTAGCGGATCTCCCCGTCCTCGGCGAGCAGTCCGAGGTCGCCGGTGCGGTACAGGCGGGGTGAGGGGTCGTCGTCGGGGAAGGGCGAGGCGATGAACCGTTCGGCGTTCAGTTCGGGCCGTCGGTGGTAGCCGAGGGCGACCTGCCGGCCGCCGATGACGATCTCCCCCGGGGTGCCGGGGGGCACGGGGCGCAGGTCCTCGTCGAGGAGGTGGATGCGGGTGTGGGCGACGGGCCGTCCGATCGGGACGGTCGGCTCGTCCCAGTCGGGCCGGCAGGCCCAGTGGGTGACGTCGATGGCCGCCTCGGTGGGCCCGTACAGGTTGTGCAGTTCGGTGCCGGTGCCCAGCACCTCGTAGAAGGTCCGCATGGTGGCGACGGGCAGTGCCTCGCCGCTGGCGAACACGTAGCGCAGGGCGGTGCATCGGGCGGCGGCCGGGTGGCGCAGGAACATGCCGAGGACGGACGGGACGAAGTGGGTGACGGTGACCTGTTCGTCGTGCAGCAGCCGGGCCAGGTAGGCGGGGTCGGCGTGGCCGCCGGGGCGGGCGACGACGAGGGAGGCGCCGGCGATCAGCGGCCAGAAGAACTCCCAGGCCGAGACGTCGAATCCGTAGGGGGTCTTCTGGGCGACGCGGTCGGCGGGCCCGAGGGGGAAGCGTTCCTGCATCCACAGCAGGCGGTTGGCGACGCCCTGCTGGGAGTTGCGGCAGCCCTTGGGCTTTCCGGTGGTCCCGGAGGTGTAGATGGTGTAGACGGGGTCGTCGCCGGTGACCGTGACGGCGGGCGGGGTGGTGGGCCGGCCGTCCAGGGCGGCCCGGTCGGCCGCACGGTCGGGGCAGACGACGAGGGCGCCGGCGGCGGTGGGGACCGCGGCGTGCGCCTGGTCGGCGACGACGACGCGGGCGCCGCTGTCGGCGAGGAGGTAGCGGATGCGCTCGGGCGGGTTGGCCGGGTCGACGGGCACGTAGACGGCGCCGGCCCGGACGACGGCGACGAGCGCGGTGACCAGGTCGGGCGAGCGGTCCATGTGCACGGCGACGTGGTCGCCGGGGCGCACGCCGAGGGCGTGCAGGTGGTGGGCCAGGCGGGCGGTGCGCTCGGCCAGTTGCCGGTAGGTGAGCGTGCGGCCCTCGTACCGTACGGCGACGCGGTCGGCGCGGCCGGCGAGGGCGGACTCGAGGAGACCGGCGAGGGTCAGGGGGGTGCGGTCGTCGACGGGGCCGACGACGCGCAGGTCGGTGCCGGGGGCGACGTGGGCGTCGGCGGGGGCGACGGTGTCGGGGCGGACGGGGCGGGACGCGGTCCGCGCGCCGGTGTCCGCCCCGGAGGCGGGACGGGGCTCGGCGCCGGCGTAGGCGTCGGGGTCGACGTAGGCGTCGGCGACCGCGTGCAGCTCCTCGGCGCCGGCCGAGGGCGCGGCGGGGGCGGTGGTCGCGGTGGCGTCGGTGGCGTCGGCGCCGGTGGCGAACCGGCGTACGCGGTGGGCGTAGCGGTCGAACATGGCGTCCAGCACGGCGGGTTCGAGGATGTTGTCGGCGGCGTCCCACTGGCCGGCCAGTTCGTCGCCGACGAGGAGCGGCACATGGTCGAGGGCGACCTGCGCGGTCTGCGACTGGCTGGTGCGCAGGGTGACGCCGGTGGGGTGCAGTGCCGGGTCGATCTCGGGGACGCGGGTGAAGACGACGGGCAGCCGCAGGGCGCCGCCGGAGCGGAACACGCGGGTGCGCAGTTCGCCCAGGCCCGGCCGGACGTCGGAGCGTTCGAGGTCGGCGCGGACGCGGGCCCACAGTTCGCGGGCGCGGTCGGCGAAGCCGTCGGGCAGGGTGTCGTCGACGGTGACCCAGGCGAGCTGGGTGAAGTCGGCGACCATGGCGTCGGCGCCCGGCAGCGAGGCGGGCCGGTCCCAGGAGACGACGGTGACGGTGAAGGGCCCGGCGTCGGTGAAGCGGGCGCGCAGTTCGTCGGTGTAGGCGGTGAGCAGCACCATGTCGGCGGGGACGCCGATGGCGGCGGCGCGTTCGCTCAGGGTGCGCCAGGAGCCGAGCGGGGCCCTGCGGTGGACGCGGGGGGCGCCGGGCGCGGGGTCGGGCAGCGGCGGGCCGGGCGGCAGGGCGGAGAACTTCTCGCGCCAGGCGGTGCGGGCGGCCAGGTCCTCCGGGCTGCCCGGCCGTTCGGCGAGGGCGCGCAGATGAGGGACGGGGTCGGCGGGGCCGGTGAGGACCGACTCGTCGCCGTCGTGGAGGGCGAACAGCTGCCCGAACAGCAGGGCGAAGCTGCGGGCGTCGGCGATCAGGGCGTCGAGGAGGACGTGCAGCACGGTGGTGCCGTCGGGCAGGGCGCTGGCCTCCAGGGCGTACATGGGGCGGCTGCCGAGGGGGAAGGCGCCGGCGCGCAGCCGGGCCCCGGTGGCGGCGAGCGCGGCTTCGGTGTCGGCCGTTGCGGTCAGGTCGTGGCGGGTGATGCGGTACACGTCGTCGGGGTCGTGCGGGGCGACGGTGAGGGTGCCGTCGTCGTGGACGGCGGCGCGCAGCATGGGGTGGTGGGCCACGAGCCGGTTCCAGGCCCGCTCCAGTCGGTCGGTGTCGTGCCGTTCGAGGAGGAATTCCTGGTAGACGCGGGTCTGTGCGCCGCCGTCGAGGCCGCCGATCCGGCCGACGAGGTAGGCGGACTGGACCTCGGTGAGGGGCACGGGCCGGCCGTCGTCGCCGTGCCCGGACACGGCCGGGGCGGCAGTGGCGGGCGCGGCGGTGGCGGTGAGGGTGGGGGTGGTGAGGGCGGGGGCGCCTTCGTCCGCGAGGCGTTCCAGGAGGCCGCGCAGGGTCTCGAACGCGGCCCGGGTGCGGGCCGTGTCGAGGGCGGTGGGGGCGAAGTCCCAGGACAGCAGCAGGGCGCCGTCGCGTTCCTGGACGCAGCTTTCCAGCTGCACGCCGGAGGTGAGGGTCGCGGAGGCGTCCTGGTCGATCCGGGTCGCCCAGTGGTCCGGGTCGCCGGGCTCCGCGAGGGTGCTGAGGCTGCCGAGCAGGCTGGTGAAGACCATCGGGACGGCCAGGCCGCGGCGGCCCGGTTCCGTCCTCGCGCGTTCGCGCAGGGCACGGACCCCGCTGACCGCCGCGTGCTCGAGGTCCTGCCACAGCCGGCCGCGTACGAGGTCGACCCGTTCGCCCAGTGTTCCGGCCGGCGGTGGTGCCACGAACACGGACGTGGACAGGAACGGGCCCACCACCCGTGCCACGTCCGGGTGGACGGGGCGGCGGTTGTAGGTGGTGAGCACCACCGGCAGCGGGCCGGGGGCGTCGCCCTGCACGGCGGCCGTGCACAGGGCCAGCAGCAGGGCGGTGGGCGTGGCCCGTATCTGCTGGGCGGCTTCCTTCACCCGCTGCCAGCGGCGCGGTTCCAGGCGCAGCGCGAGCCTGCCGTGCGCCGGCGCCTGCGGGTCGGCGGCGCCGGCCAGCGGCAGGGGGCGGCCGAAGTCGACACCGGCGAGCTGTTCGCGCCAGTACTCCAGCGAGGCGGCCGGCACGGGGCGGCCGTGGGCGGCGGTGACGTAGTCGCGGAAGGAGATCCCAGGCGGTGCGGGGGCGGCGGCGCCCGTGTAGCGGGCGTACCACTGCTGCAGGAGCAGCGAGACGCTCGGCCCGTCGGCGATCAGCTCGTCCACGGTGAACAGCACCCGGGAGCGGTGGCCGGGCAACTGCGCGACGCGGAGCGCGAACAGCGGCCAGCTGTGGGCGTCGAAGCCCTCGCGGGCCCGGCGGCGCAGCCCTTCGAGTGCCGCGGCCGCCTCCGCGGGAGTGGCGTCGCTCAGGTCCGTGCGCTCGACGCGGTAGGCGGGCACGTGCGCGAGGACCTGCTGGCGGCCGTCGGGAAGGATCTGGGCGCGCAGCATGTCGGTGGCGGCCACGAGGTCGTTCCAGGCGGCTTCCATGCGGTCGGTCTCGAGGTGTTCGGCCTCGAACTCCAGGTGGATCTGGGTGCCCGCGCCGGTGCCGCCGCCCAGGGTGCGTCCCGCGAGGAAGGACTCCTGGACTTCTGTGAGCGCGAACGGCTCGTACCGGGTGTCGGGGGCGTTCTGCGGCATGGCGGGGCTCCGGTTCCCTCTGCGGTCAGGCCTGGTCGGGGGCGTGAAGGGCGGACAGGTGGGCGAGGAGTTCGTCGACGCTGAACTCGCTGAGCAGCTGGAGCGGGAGTGTGTGGCCGAACCGCTCGGTGATCTCGAAGCGGAGGTTCATCAGGCCCAGGGAGTCCACGCCGAGTTCGACGAGGGTGCGGGCGGGGTCGATGGGTCCCTCCGCCCCCGGGCCGGCGGCGAGCTCGCCGACGAGCGCGGCGAGCGCCGGCAGGCGCGGGTCGCCCGGGACGGCGGCGGACGCGACGGCGGACGTGACGGCGACATGCCCGGTGCCGGCCGGCGCGGGGGCAGCGTCCGGGGCGGGGGCCGTGTCCGGGGCGGGGGCCGTCGGGGCCACCTGCGGGACGGGCGCGGGAACGTCCAGGGCCGGGGCGGGTGTCGGGGCGGCGGGGGGCGCCGCAGTCACGTCCGGGGCCGGG
Coding sequences within:
- a CDS encoding non-ribosomal peptide synthetase produces the protein MPQNAPDTRYEPFALTEVQESFLAGRTLGGGTGAGTQIHLEFEAEHLETDRMEAAWNDLVAATDMLRAQILPDGRQQVLAHVPAYRVERTDLSDATPAEAAAALEGLRRRAREGFDAHSWPLFALRVAQLPGHRSRVLFTVDELIADGPSVSLLLQQWYARYTGAAAPAPPGISFRDYVTAAHGRPVPAASLEYWREQLAGVDFGRPLPLAGAADPQAPAHGRLALRLEPRRWQRVKEAAQQIRATPTALLLALCTAAVQGDAPGPLPVVLTTYNRRPVHPDVARVVGPFLSTSVFVAPPPAGTLGERVDLVRGRLWQDLEHAAVSGVRALRERARTEPGRRGLAVPMVFTSLLGSLSTLAEPGDPDHWATRIDQDASATLTSGVQLESCVQERDGALLLSWDFAPTALDTARTRAAFETLRGLLERLADEGAPALTTPTLTATAAPATAAPAVSGHGDDGRPVPLTEVQSAYLVGRIGGLDGGAQTRVYQEFLLERHDTDRLERAWNRLVAHHPMLRAAVHDDGTLTVAPHDPDDVYRITRHDLTATADTEAALAATGARLRAGAFPLGSRPMYALEASALPDGTTVLHVLLDALIADARSFALLFGQLFALHDGDESVLTGPADPVPHLRALAERPGSPEDLAARTAWREKFSALPPGPPLPDPAPGAPRVHRRAPLGSWRTLSERAAAIGVPADMVLLTAYTDELRARFTDAGPFTVTVVSWDRPASLPGADAMVADFTQLAWVTVDDTLPDGFADRARELWARVRADLERSDVRPGLGELRTRVFRSGGALRLPVVFTRVPEIDPALHPTGVTLRTSQSQTAQVALDHVPLLVGDELAGQWDAADNILEPAVLDAMFDRYAHRVRRFATGADATDATATTAPAAPSAGAEELHAVADAYVDPDAYAGAEPRPASGADTGARTASRPVRPDTVAPADAHVAPGTDLRVVGPVDDRTPLTLAGLLESALAGRADRVAVRYEGRTLTYRQLAERTARLAHHLHALGVRPGDHVAVHMDRSPDLVTALVAVVRAGAVYVPVDPANPPERIRYLLADSGARVVVADQAHAAVPTAAGALVVCPDRAADRAALDGRPTTPPAVTVTGDDPVYTIYTSGTTGKPKGCRNSQQGVANRLLWMQERFPLGPADRVAQKTPYGFDVSAWEFFWPLIAGASLVVARPGGHADPAYLARLLHDEQVTVTHFVPSVLGMFLRHPAAARCTALRYVFASGEALPVATMRTFYEVLGTGTELHNLYGPTEAAIDVTHWACRPDWDEPTVPIGRPVAHTRIHLLDEDLRPVPPGTPGEIVIGGRQVALGYHRRPELNAERFIASPFPDDDPSPRLYRTGDLGLLAEDGEIRYLGRIDNQFKLRGLRIEPEEIEAALTDVPAVAEARVLPVHDESSGEQALAAVCVAAHSGREPDVSALRRALGETLPAYLVPSRYRFVDRLPLTTNGKLDRQAATRLFDTPPATAATATAAAPAAPAAGAAAPAAPAADPAPAPAPVPVAVPGVDAEVRRAVADILGVEELDGDADLFDLGATSFTMIRIAQEIERLTGTALPVEALISKPTLDALTALTAPAPPAAAPAPAAGGPVTAETVARTAAGILGVDQVGPDDDLFDLGATSFTMIRLAQEIETVSGGAQVPVEVLIQSPTPRSIAACATPAAPAAPAAPAAPAGRAADVRIALDPKAKAAFKDARVAERRLPGTMRRLPVPDAGPAEAVALFDASSFREFDDGPLPAHDLLSLLSTVTWGELEGRAKRRYPSGGGFYPVQVYVYIAPGAVEATEPGLYYLHPAERALVAVAPGARYGTDLHVLHNRALVEGSAFGVFLVSTPAAIAPAYGERNAARFSTIEAGHIAQLLLTGAPERGLGLCAVGEMDFDAVRGDFSLDADQELLLSLWGGALTPHSRAARAALTPGEGPAPAPTVNPAPVTAPVTVPPGGRDGGQRAVAVVGFAADLPGARTLDELDTLLAAGATATGPAPHDRWAPLHPHARHAGAHVGGYLEDVLSAEADEFGISAAEGAAIDPQERLLLSVARRCLEDAALTPGRLAAAGQVGVFVGTMWHDHALYGVAARAAQRPGSTHATRGGLAHRTSHAFGLTGPSVVLDTGCVSGLAAVEAAFRAVAGGRCDAALAAGSNLVLHPDHLDVLSEMGLLAKDADSCAFTDRAGGWQVGEGVGAVLLKPLEQALADGDPVHAVLRGGALQHSGTTRQFGIPDPQRQEETMRAALDDAGLRPADIGYVEAAAAGAALADALEFTALQRLLGAPGPDPSPVPVGTVKPNTGHLEAASVFAQLGKLIAQFRRDHLYPTRLTSAVNPALTRTPGAVTLAAPGADRWRTAPGARRRALVNGFAGGGSYGSLVVEEPPTPAPAFAGTADDTALALPLSADTPGNLADLADRLATAFADDPALTTAAAARALREGRTDRPARAGLVTDRAQAPAALRDLARRIRAEGAGAVEHRAAAPGEETKALTAWMAGEPVTWPALTAPKASLPATPLTRVTFPLPVPAAASATPGHEPAGPPAAAAPATSVSNSAEAPTPAAAVLPTPQTPPAGGPALSARMGALWGIGTDTPADPDPGPLAPAPAASVSVSARDISAPGADAAFARLARVVAAETGVDAAQLDPAQDLFALGATSRQLLRIAARITADGGREVPLETLFTAADLGALADEAFPEAATV